TTGCCATTAAAGATTACAATCTTTatcttttaatataaaatacatattttcaaTAGAAACCTTATTACACACATATTTTTATGAACCAATAACAGATTATGATAAATATGTCACAAGATATTTCTAATGATTAAAATATGATAGAAAGAATATGATATATGTCAAAATAaaggtaaaatattaaaattgactGTTAATCAGTTTAGGCAAACTTCTGAAGTGGTGAAAACTGGAAAACGTGACCTGACctgtatttatattaaatatgcCAATAGGGTGtcaacagtacagtacagtactttccTTCATGATCCTAAaactttctaaaataaaatatcaatattaaacTTACAGTGTACTTGGTTTGCTCTCTGTCATATATTCTCTTAAGAGGAACTTTCGATGGTGCATAATAATGCCCCAATTTAGCAAGGTAGACACCGTTTCGAAGACCCTCTTCCAGTTCTGTCGTAGGTGGCATCTCTTCATCTATGCAAGCCTCAATCCATCTGtgtaatacaaacaaaaaattagaaaaatatcATACAGTATAAGAAGTATTGTCTGaataaaagtattaaattattgttgAATGTCTATGAgtgctgcttacctggataaaccaaataGCCTATTcttaatgtcaaaatataagaacatttattgaatgcccctctccacaaatggtatagtccataaaCTACACATTCAAATATGAGTATCTTcacaaatcaaaataatttgtttgaaatagaagaatataatcattttttaacaataaaatacaaatacaattcaTATGAAAAAACTGTATACTTATTATTCAAAAAGGAATGAAGAAAACTTGATTACAAAATGAAATGAGatctttcaaaaacaatttttaaaattaaatcatgGATGACCTGTGTGTTATagcagggaacattttcgccagtgtagcgtagcaaaaagctatacaaaataaccttattgctacacattttgaaaattgtgtagcaaaaaatacaatacaaaactatgtttctcgacttaaaaatcagtttgattagcaatattgctaaacaaaatttttaaatgaaaattttccctgtaTAATAGTCAGCAAAGTGAACAAGTACCTCTTTTAACCATATAGTTTTATAATTGTGTATACAGTATAGTTAAGTAGTAGGTGACACTGCCCACCGCAAGAAATATGGTCAATTATAtgaggaaaatatgttttactcCGGACCATGGAAAATCAATTGATGTCAAATGCTATACATATTAATGTAAATACTGCACTATAAAATACagtgattttttatttactttttagcCTCACTATTTCTACTTGTTAACAATTTGCCTATCATTTGCAATCATAAATGCAGGACATGTAAAGTATAGCTACGCTAAATCAAATAAATGAGAATAATTTAAAACAGGAAGTGTCAGTAAGCCTAATAACAGGATTTACTGTAGTCAAACAAACGATATCTGATTTGTAATCACGACATTAGTACAGTTGTACTgtatacattaaattaagtcTGCAGAAAATGTAAGCCTACTGTAATACTAGGAATCATTTGTAATTTGTTCAATAATTATAACCCTGTCATGAAATGAACCATGAGGTCATGTAAAAGGTGAAGACAGCACAGTAAAACCAAGAGACATAGAAGAAAAAAGCTTGAATTTGAACTCTAGCTAGGAATACTGTAGGATCAGGGTAGTCCTCTCACATTTTGGTGATTAGTGACTGACAAGCCATGCTACAGTGTACTGTGATTTTAGAAACATTAGTGTCGGCATGTGAGGATACATAGTTGTTTAAATGCCGcccccttttttttttggtttctCACgatttttctttattctttatttcaagccaacagtgtaaaacaccaataacaggttgaaaataaataactaaacaataaaatatgagccaatataatatatacaaaatgaaaaaaagattatttaaataatttcattaataatacatgtaaattgagaaaaattaaagttaaaaatatcttaagaattattttttaaaagacaaGAATTGTACAATGACGAGAGTCTAcagaaaataccatttttacaaacattgacaCGAGAATATTTCCCTCCCCTCACCAACCTTTCAAACAGGCTCAGTCCGATAGCAATACTATATACTTTTATAGCAAATTTCTTACAATAGATGACTGACCAGGTTTAAACTAATTTGGAATCAAGATTTGGCAACAATCCAATTTCCTAGACTACAGAGATATCCTGGCAGACTATAAATTGACTTCCGATAGTGAAATAAATACcacataaatatttttcttaattgAGAGATGAGTCATAAACACATACAAATTGTaaaatcaacaacaacaacaatcatAAATggatgttattattattgttcttaTATTGCTTATACGTTCATAACTGGCATATATTCTTCTTGCACTAAGTCCTTCATCAGATTATATACGTTCTCCTTATTATTCTACTTTATAAAGttagatatacagtactgtacagacagtataaaaaaaataaacccaacaagaaatatttcttacacaAAACGACTATAAGTATTAGACTAACATTTTTAAAccttgttctttcttcagatataatgatttattacatcaatacagaataaaaatataatcatatacggaataaaaatataatcatatacagaataaaaatataatcatatacagaataaaaatataatcatatactgtactgtacagaataaaaatataatcataaacgaaacactacagtatattataaaaaatattttaaaaattttaaaagaaGTTTATGACTGAATAATTGTACACTGATGGTCACAAGCTATGGTGATGGAAATGATAGTGAAGAAGATGATCAAGAGACAATAGCACTGTCTTGAAGGGGTTTtcagagtttttttttattccctCAGAGGGAAAAAGACCTAtatcggtttatccaggtaataGAGGCATGAAATAGGCTAACCTTCCGATACTGTGGgggtttaatttaaaaaataaaaacttacttTTTAGCTTCTTCTAAATGGCAAAGATACTGGTAAGCAATGTTTTTATTTCTCTGTTCATCCATATCATCCGCAGACTGTCGCTCTGGTACGTACGGATCAGCAGTAGCTGTTATTTAATCACAATAAGACTTaagttaacatttattgttcaaatttaggcataaatgcattataaataagtctgaattattttttttatcatcaaataaaaaatctaaTCTTCGCAATAAGTTCAAACCGGACATGATGATTTTATGTTTGATATAAAACTTAAGCATCTACTTATTTATGAATGCATACTGGTTTATGGATGCAATTTCTGAACTTTTTCTATCTCTGGCATTCCTTTACCTTGGCTGACATACAGAATGTAACCTAGGGTAGGCTAGCATGACAGTGAAGCCGACTTACTAGGTATACAAACTAGGCTAGTCTAAACAAAcagtttattttgatttattattcaaataaaaatgctGGCACTTTACTTACGATCATACACTGCCCCATTTTGTGGGTTATGTCCATCTGCCAAATCGGTATCACCGTTTGTTGTGGCCATTTCAGCAACTGAAATGCAAGACAAAATAACACAAGCTCGTTTATTGTATACAATTAATTCCTAGGCCACAGTTGctctatatattataattaacacAACACACACGTCCATATACGCACGATGGCAACTTGTTGCTCGTCTAACTTTAGAGTAAATTAATCGGGTATGACGTTCTAACTCGCCACTCACTCAGTAAAATCAAGGGCGTCCACCCACACCATGCACACTCACATCAATTACCACACCATCACCAGCAGCTAGAGGTTTATATTCACTATGCATTTAAACTAAAACACCATACGTAAATCTCAATTAAACAAAGCATTTATAtacttacttgttactttaCTCAGATTTCGTGCAATTTAGCTGCAGTAAGTCAATTCTGTACTACTACTTATTCCAAAGTGAAACTGTTTAGTAACTCACTATCGCAGCTAATTTTGCAGTTTCGTGGCGCGCTGTTTCAACCgatgaataaaataaacatcaaaATTGTAAATTCTAGATGGCGCTCGCTTCTCAATCATCGAAGTCTCGTCTTGATGATATCTTCCTTGTTGCGTTTGCGAGCCAGCAAGCCATGCAATGCCTTGCAATTTATGCGGCAATGACGAATTCAAcagaacaaaattataaaatacacaCAGCGCGAGCCACACACAAAGCCtaattactaattttaatatttgtacaaTTCatgaaacaattacaataatcaGCTATGATAAATTATGGAGAGGGGTTCGAAAATTGTAAATACGGAAATTTTAACTAACTAAAGCTGATAGGTCCTCATAAATAATTGTACTTAAATATTCTACATTCATTGATAAATAATGCAAGTActgtaataacaatattatttattatagaatcaatgttataaatataataaataaaacaatttaccaCTGAATACGAGGATCTAACCTTTTATACCTACTACGTTTTgtgttaattttttaatttcgcagcgcaattttaaattaagCAAGAATATCTTTGTGCAAATTGAAATTGTTCAAatcttttcaaattattatgagTATGAAATGTAAGTTACAAATGAAATCCCCTATGATAAAATGGAATGATCTCAAGCGCATTCTTATGGCCGCGGCGCAAGGCTACGCACGCACTTTAAATTAAATCCATcgtaaaaataaaagttaacaTTAAACagttataataatgttgtattatGTTCAAATcaagttttaatattatataataatagtacgTTGACTTTAAACGTTACACCATACTAAACattcataatactgtatttggccatttttaaaaaaaacctctGTACTtaattcattataataaaagtaCAGTTCAGAGTTAATATGCCTCAGCCTAACAGTTAATGTTTCCGGTATTCTATATGGAATAACGTTGTAATAAAAATACTACAATACCGAATTTAGCTAAAATGATTTACAtcaaaaatatgtatatctttaaaaagtttaatgttTACTAACCATTAATACGTAAcaacatacaaaataattttcACCATCCATTCACGGAGAGTGGTGGCGCTATACAGATTAGTTGTATATTTTTAGCCTTGTAAAAAGTCTATATAATACTGTGTACTAGCCTAACTAGGCTAGATAGGCTAGTTTCTGATTATATCTAAAAGTATGTTTCTTCTAGttaaattgttttgatatttcttaTGTTATTTGAATGATACTAGACTAGGATGGAATAATACAGCAATGTTTCCCCTGTGTGTTCCTTGTAATATAATTAAAGGCACGCTACTAgccataggctaggcctactttagtacTGTGTCTTCTTAATAATGTcattactactaggcctagtactacaaTACAAGGCTACTAGGCTAGCTCTCTCTCTCTGCCCGGCCTACTACAGACAGTActagaccctagctaggcctagctctgTAATTCCCACCATAGGCTTATAGATTGATGGGTGCTGCCTTACCTAAGAGTGAGCAGATTTTCCTACTACTACTGAATCATAATCCGTctctactagtactaggcctaggcctatattatatttaaaataattttatattttgacgaCTATGAACGaaagtgtttttattatttttttgggcatattattattatttattaatttaattaaagatgaAGGGGGCCTAAGCCTACTATTGTCACCCCCCTCCCCCCAaaaaaatgaacattaattaaattagacttggaataggttattttgtagttttaataaagttaattaatcacttctgtaaaaaaaaaaatgaaaaactaatgTTTTCTCATAAAAATTTCAACCAGAAACCTATTGGCTGGCAGACAATGTGAcaataaaattgcatattcaacatcaaaaatataaacaatacatcttttttaAGGTATATGTTCTAATCTATATGTCTTTAAAAGTTTCATTTATCTAGGTCTATTAATACAGTAGATAGAATGTATATGATAAGCTAAAAGATGTCGAAGAGTGGTGGTTCAGATGTGTTCATTGAGAGCCTGAACGCACTGGTCAACGAGGATGACATGAACGCAGTCTTACTTGCTCAGAAACAGATGTATGttcattttctgtttttatacaatTATGAAGGGTTTACAACATAACATTGCAATatcaaatcaattttttatCTTAACATAATTAAGAGGTTTCAATGCAGCAATTAATTTACTGCAGTATTTACTTATTTTACTGGTGTTcaagttaaatattttttgtatttgttgtatttCAGAATTTTAACTGTTTAAAGTTTAAAGTTATAGATTTAAATAGCATAACAAATATGCATgccttattattatttttttttaaagcaaaataaaccTAAAATTTAAGTTCTACTGTATACTGATTAGGtaactgtatttattatactcTATTATTAAATGATATTTATAGAGTATATTAATATAGGTACTTAATTAGATtacatattaattaatgtttcagGTTGGAACGATTTGAGAAAACCAATGAAATGCTTTCAAAATTCAATCAACTCTCAGTAAACCAATATGAAACATTGGCAACACAGTTCAAAGGTCACACTGCACTTCTACTGGATATGCGTAAAGATATTGATGGGATTTTTAGACGAATTAGGTATGAATTTAGAAGATAATgttgtaacatttatttttaactggAAAAATTGACGGAATAAGAATCAAATGGATCTGGAGAACTAGAGAATATAATAAGTCAACTTTTATAAAGGACATGAcattaatctctgtctacactatcaaattagtttgagaaagtgtgatgtgcccaaatatggtagtgatacgacatcatcatgtctatatatgggaacatcacatttttttgtcacttaacgtttgatagtgtagacaaagtttTAGAAGAGAGAATTGTTGTAAATGTGGGAAGGGGATTATTGCAAAAACAAGTATAACAGAATAAAGTGGAACCCCTATTCATGGGTACCCagcaaagtgtccccttaatatggaTTGACCacagtgttaaaatatatactgtacttgttttatgggaaagtgtcccctgagtAGGCAGGTCCACTGATTATGAGAAAAATATTTAGTATATTATATGCAATCAGAACTTACTTAAAATATTcacatattatttattcttttctaGGATCCTTAAAACAAAACTCTCTACAGAATATCCAGATGCTTTCAATGGTTTGTAatacatttctttgtttttataaagctctgtctacactatcaaactttatgggcCAAAAAAAttggatgtgcccatatatgtgcATGATGGTGGCAgcattatatcactaccatatttaggcatatcaatTTTTTTGCCAAAATAGTTTAATTGTGTAGAGAGAGCGTTGTGTTCAACTATTCTACACTGCAAAACTGTATCTAATAAAAACAGTACTTTATAGCTTAGTATATTGTGTATTTTAATTTCAGTTGCACTAGAAAACACTGAGCCAGAGGCTAAGAGGATACAACAAATGTCAACATCACCACGTCAGGATTCTCCACGAATGATTCTAGACAGCAATGAACCAAATGATGAGGACGATATGAATCCATCCAGTGTGTTACACTCTGTACCATCTATAAACTGAACATTAACAGCTTTTCAGAATATCTAggatatgttttatatatatacttaAAATATTGTCTTTGCCAGTTCCCActagaaaatgcccttccaataattgtgtttgcccctgtctgtgtgaaatcaaacctgcttgTTGCGCTTCAACGTTAGAGTTGCCGTAGACTTTGACCTGGTTCACCcctcatacttttgaatacgcACTGTACTATGTTTTCCAGTGTTCTTTTGCCTTTCGTTtttgcgtgaaatcaaactgatttaATTTCCCGTAGCAATGTTTGTAGCACTGTTGCGTTCTCAGTTCCCACTTGCATTGCTGCATTTTGttgtaagcttggttcccactagaacgtaacgcaacgcaagcgttttaaccaataacaagcgaagttatagacagttagcaatcacaagcgaataagccatcgcttgtgattggtcaattcacttgcgttgcgtccttgcgttacgtcgctagtgggaaccacacctTAGTGGGAACGTGGAAGATGTTACAAAAGTCTTGGTAAAACTACTGGTAAAGTTATGTGCAATATTGCTGACTGTATTATTAGCTAAGATGTGTCGATCAACCAATAGTTGTGAAAGCAAGAATTATAACAACCTGCGAGTAATTGCTGTTTGCGTGGAACACTTTCagaattaaacaatattaataacaag
This genomic stretch from Antedon mediterranea chromosome 11, ecAntMedi1.1, whole genome shotgun sequence harbors:
- the LOC140062726 gene encoding kxDL motif-containing protein 1-like; translation: MSKSGGSDVFIESLNALVNEDDMNAVLLAQKQMLERFEKTNEMLSKFNQLSVNQYETLATQFKGHTALLLDMRKDIDGIFRRIRILKTKLSTEYPDAFNVALENTEPEAKRIQQMSTSPRQDSPRMILDSNEPNDEDDMNPSSVLHSVPSIN